A window of Equus caballus isolate H_3958 breed thoroughbred chromosome 10, TB-T2T, whole genome shotgun sequence contains these coding sequences:
- the OVOL3 gene encoding putative transcription factor ovo-like protein 3 — protein sequence MPRAFLVRSRRPQPPNWGHLPDQLRGDAYVPDCSSLGGPPAPQPSSHGDPWVAPTQGTLAATARGPGTLGCPLCPKAFPLRRMLTRHLKCHSPARRHVCRCCGKGFHDAFDLKRHMRTHTGIRPFRCGACGKAFTQRCSLEAHLAKVHGQPASYAYRERREKLHVCEDCGFTSSRPDAYAQHRALHRA from the exons ATGCCTCGTGCTTTCCTGGTCAGGAGCCGGCGTCCACAGCCACCCAACTGGGGCCACCTGCCTGACCAGCTCCGGGGAGACGCCTATGTCCCAG ACTGCAGCAGCCTGGGGGGGCCACCGGCACCCCAGCCTTCCAGCCACGGGGACCCCTGGGTGGCG CCCACACAGGGCACTCTGGCCGCCACTGCCAGGGGCCCTGGGACACTTGGCTGCCCGCTCTGCCCCAAGGCTTTCCCGTTGCGACGCATGCTGACGCGGCACCTCAAGTGCCACAGCCCCGCGCGCCGCCACGTGTGCCGCTGTTGTGGCAAGGGCTTTCACGACGCCTTTGACCTCAAGCGCCACATGAGGACTCACACCG GGATCCGGCCATTCCGCTGCGGAGCTTGCGGCAAAGCATTTACGCAGCGCTGCTCGCTGGAAGCGCATCTCGCCAAGGTGCACGGGCAGCCGGCCAGCTACGCCTACCGCGAGCGCCGCGAGAAACTGCACGTGTGCGAGGACTGCGGCTTCACCAGCTCGCGGCCCGACGCCTACGCGCAGCACCGCGCCCTGCACCGCGCCTGA
- the POLR2I gene encoding DNA-directed RNA polymerase II subunit RPB9: MEPDGTYEPGFVGIRFCQECNNMLYPKEDKENRILLYACRNCDYQQEADNSCIYVNKITHEVDELTQIIADVSQDPTLPRTEDHPCQKCGHKEAVFFQSHSARAEDAMRLYYVCTAPHCGHRWTE, translated from the exons ATGGAGCCGGATGGGACCTACGAGCCTGGCTTCGTGGGTATTCGATTCTGCCAGGAATG taACAACATGCTCTACCCCAAGGAGGACAAGGAGAACCGCATTCTGCTCTACGCG TGCCGGAATTGTGATTACCAGCAAGAAGCCGACAACAGCTGCATCTACGTCAACAAAATCACGCACGAAGTGGA CGAACTGACCCAGATCATCGCTGACGTGTCCCAGGACCCCACGTTGCCGCGGACCGAAGACCACCCGTGCCAAAA GTGCGGCCACAAGGAGGCAGTGTTCTTCCAGTCGCACAGCGCCAGGGCCGAG GACGCCATGCGCTTGTACTACGTGTGCACGGCCCCACACTGCGGCCACCGCTGGACCGAGTGA